One part of the Rutidosis leptorrhynchoides isolate AG116_Rl617_1_P2 chromosome 1, CSIRO_AGI_Rlap_v1, whole genome shotgun sequence genome encodes these proteins:
- the LOC139865894 gene encoding uncharacterized protein isoform X1, producing the protein MCGDPVELVFNMQMDICSRIGYHGFCMDVTTLESSYELAGELSVDGLAYVASKFLNIKDDAECVSEKCVFQMKDERQEDHQSRINTSRTSFVGGKLKEKINDDSNVVTGEVLTIDDNNNDNISVVPYCSSTPSLPNPSKPVSAMKGSREKRGVIPPKQLTVKWAPDVYDPIPAPSLNMAFNKPRKHGSNKKYKSKQKTGSKSSRGSKGKDKKQVRKTAGFKLCEHKQEVIHVSKMQLSSIDFHLAVPELYCRSSFINRYGSSFNRSSVA; encoded by the exons ATGTGTGGGGACCCGGTGGAG CTTGTTTTTAATATGCAAATGGACATTTGCTCTCGCATTGGTTATCATGGGTTCTGTATGGATGTTACCACGCTTGAATCCAGTTACGAACTTGCGGGTGAATTATCTGTCGATGGACTTGCGTATGTAGCGAGCAAGTTTCTAAATATCAAAGATGATGCAGAATGCGTTTCAGAGAAATGTGTGTTTCAAATGAAAGATGAACGTCAAGAAGATCATCAGAGTCGAATAAATACCTCTCGTACAAGTTTTGTAGGAGGCAAACTCAAGGAGAAAATAAACGATGATTCTAATGTTGTAACCGGTGAAGTTTTAacaattgatgataataataatgataatatatctgTTGTTCCTTATTGCTCGAGTACTCCATCTCTACCT AACCCTTCGAAGCCTGTATCTGCCATGAAAGGTAGTCGTGAGAAACGTGGAGTGATTCCACCTAAGCAGCTGACCGTGAAGTGGGCCCCAGATGTCTACGACCCAATTCCCGCTCCGTCATTAAACATGGCATTCAACAAGCCTCGTAAACATGGTAGTAATAAGAAGTACAAGAGTAAGCAAAAAACCGGGAGTAAATCATCAAGAGGAAGTAAAGGTAAAGATAAAAAGCAAGTTCGTAAAACCGCAGGTTTTAAACTCTGCGAACACAAACAAGAAGTAATCCATGTTTCAAAGATGCAGCTAAGTTCGATCGACTTCCATCTCGCAGTTCCAGAATTATACTGCAGAAGTAGTTTTATCAATCGATATGGCTCAAGCTTTAATCGCTCGTCCGTTGCATAG
- the LOC139865894 gene encoding uncharacterized protein isoform X2, with amino-acid sequence MQMDICSRIGYHGFCMDVTTLESSYELAGELSVDGLAYVASKFLNIKDDAECVSEKCVFQMKDERQEDHQSRINTSRTSFVGGKLKEKINDDSNVVTGEVLTIDDNNNDNISVVPYCSSTPSLPNPSKPVSAMKGSREKRGVIPPKQLTVKWAPDVYDPIPAPSLNMAFNKPRKHGSNKKYKSKQKTGSKSSRGSKGKDKKQVRKTAGFKLCEHKQEVIHVSKMQLSSIDFHLAVPELYCRSSFINRYGSSFNRSSVA; translated from the exons ATGCAAATGGACATTTGCTCTCGCATTGGTTATCATGGGTTCTGTATGGATGTTACCACGCTTGAATCCAGTTACGAACTTGCGGGTGAATTATCTGTCGATGGACTTGCGTATGTAGCGAGCAAGTTTCTAAATATCAAAGATGATGCAGAATGCGTTTCAGAGAAATGTGTGTTTCAAATGAAAGATGAACGTCAAGAAGATCATCAGAGTCGAATAAATACCTCTCGTACAAGTTTTGTAGGAGGCAAACTCAAGGAGAAAATAAACGATGATTCTAATGTTGTAACCGGTGAAGTTTTAacaattgatgataataataatgataatatatctgTTGTTCCTTATTGCTCGAGTACTCCATCTCTACCT AACCCTTCGAAGCCTGTATCTGCCATGAAAGGTAGTCGTGAGAAACGTGGAGTGATTCCACCTAAGCAGCTGACCGTGAAGTGGGCCCCAGATGTCTACGACCCAATTCCCGCTCCGTCATTAAACATGGCATTCAACAAGCCTCGTAAACATGGTAGTAATAAGAAGTACAAGAGTAAGCAAAAAACCGGGAGTAAATCATCAAGAGGAAGTAAAGGTAAAGATAAAAAGCAAGTTCGTAAAACCGCAGGTTTTAAACTCTGCGAACACAAACAAGAAGTAATCCATGTTTCAAAGATGCAGCTAAGTTCGATCGACTTCCATCTCGCAGTTCCAGAATTATACTGCAGAAGTAGTTTTATCAATCGATATGGCTCAAGCTTTAATCGCTCGTCCGTTGCATAG
- the LOC139865909 gene encoding probable glycosyltransferase At3g42180, whose amino-acid sequence MRILILLSVGFLAIYVSPTNQNRNFVSSSDFAPLISTRGLLQDEAVSKIEDNTLARIEEQLAKSRGKIRKAIVEKSFVSNETNGSFITERTIYKNPFAFFQSHNEMMKTFKIWTYEEGDIPLVHDGPMKCIYSIEGDFIQFMERKGNQMAASHPDEAHAFFIPISITNIVHYLYTPSSNAFAFIDQQMEAIVEDYINIISHKYPYWNRSNGADHFFVSCHDWAPFVTRGNAKMFENFIRVLCNANTSEGFVPNRDVSMTEINGPADNIPIVSSGQSPYNRSILAFFAGGNHGYVRKKLFQYWGSKQDKDIQVYNHLPKDQNYTKLMGQSMFCLCPSGYEIASARATEAIYVGCIPVMIKSHYALPYGDVLDWSRFSVQVPVDNIQDLKRILQEMPFIKYLEMQNKVMEVQKHFMVNIPAKKFDVIHMILHSVWLRRLNVKLNPFNLS is encoded by the exons ATGAGAATATTAATCCTACTTTCAGTTGGTTTTCTTGCAATCTATGTATCACCAACGAATCAGAACCGTAATTTTGTTTCGAGCTCTGATTTCGCCCCATTAATATCAACCCGCGGGCTTCTGCAAGATGAAGCTGTATCCAAGATTGAG GATAATACGCTAGCTAGAATTGAAGAACAATTAGCTAAATCACGAGGAAAAATTCGCAAAGCGATTGTTGAAAAAAGCTTCGTCTCGAATGAAACGAATGGGAGTTTCATCACTGAAAGGACCATTTACAAGAACCCCTTCGCTTTTTTCCA GAGTCACAATGAAATGATGAAGACATTCAAGATATGGACTTACGAAGAAGGGGATATTCCGTTGGTGCATGATGGTCCGATGAAATGTATATACAGCATCGAGGGTGATTTCATCCAATTTATGGAGCGAAAAGGAAATCAAATGGCGGCTAGCCACCCCGATGAAGCACATGCCTTTTTTATCCCCATAAGTATCACCAACATTGTTCACTACCTTTACACGCCTTCTTCTAACGCCTTTGCGTTTATAGACCAACAGATGGAAGCAATCGTCGAAGACTACATTAATATCATCTCACATAAGTATCCTTATTGGAACCGCAGTAATGGAGCTGATCACTTCTTTGTATCATGTCATGATTGG gcGCCGTTTGTCACACGAGGAAACGCTAAAATGTTTGAGAATTTCATAAGAGTGCTCTGCAACGCTAATACCTCTGAAGGTTTCGTACCAAATCGAGATGTGTCCATGACTGAGATTAACGGTCCAGCGGATAATATCCCAATAGTAAGTAGTGGTCAATCCCCATACAATCGTTCAATCTTGGCATTCTTTGCAGGTGGAAACCATGGTTATGTACGAAAAAAGTTGTTCCAATACTGGGGAAGCAAACAAGATAAGGATATTCAAGTTTACAATCATCTTCCGAAAGATCAAAACTATACTAAACTAATGGGTCAAAGTATGTTTTGTCTATGCCCTAGTGGGTACGAAATTGCAAGCGCTAGAGCAACCGAGGCAATCTACGTAGGATGCATCCCGGTGATGATCAAAAGTCATTATGCATTACCATATGGTGATGTGTTAGACTGGAGTCGATTTTCGGTACAAGTACCTGTCGATAACATTCAAGATCTTAAAAGAATATTGCAAGAGATGCCTTTTATTAAGTATTTGGAAATGCAAAACAAGGTTATGGAAGTACAAAAGCACTTCATGGTTAACATTCCAGCTAAAAAGTTTGATGTGATTCACATGATTCTTCATTCTGTTTGGCTAAGAAGACTCAATGTCAAGTTAAACCCATTTAATTTATCttga